From Candidatus Methylopumilus planktonicus, a single genomic window includes:
- the ptsP gene encoding phosphoenolpyruvate--protein phosphotransferase, whose translation MTPFSIHGTGVSNGIAIGKAHLISNALLEVVQYDIEIKNIPHEIKRFEDAITAVKIDLNKIKSQLPSDSPGELSAFIDTHLMILKDKSLSSLPKTIIENEKCNAEWAIKKQMDSVVNQFDQIEDLYLRERRQDVIQVVERVIKILLGHSNQAAVKNKEKLTILVAHDISPADALHFKNHKYAAFITEGGGITSHTAILSRSLNIPSIVALQNARTLIRDNDLIIVDGAQGVVIVNPTQEIQNYYKTLQDSWGEEQEKLQRIKTKKSITKDGALINLLANIEVPNDILSVNASGAAGVGLFRTEFLFMNRQDMPDEEEQFQAYKRVAEAMGKRPVTIRTLDSGADKQTALVNKKISPNPALGLRAIRLCLSEPKIFITQLRAILRASQFGNIKILFPMLSSISELRQTKLLLERAKASLRKDKVRFNEKILIGGMIEIPAAAISADIFAQELDFLSIGTNDLIQYALAIDRTDEAVSHLYNPLHPAVLKLIALTIKSAHKYKKSIAICGEMAGEPKLTKLLIGMGVEQLSMHPSHILSVKQQVLNSSIKNMKTSVLRLLKLNEVDKIETLLKKINQSY comes from the coding sequence ATGACTCCATTTAGCATTCACGGTACTGGTGTTTCAAATGGAATCGCTATAGGTAAAGCTCATTTGATTTCCAATGCTCTTCTTGAAGTTGTTCAATACGATATTGAGATAAAAAATATTCCTCATGAAATCAAAAGATTTGAGGATGCTATTACTGCCGTCAAAATTGATCTCAATAAAATAAAATCCCAACTACCCTCTGATTCGCCAGGAGAGTTAAGTGCATTTATTGATACACACTTAATGATATTAAAAGATAAGTCTTTGTCTTCATTGCCAAAAACTATTATTGAGAATGAAAAATGTAATGCAGAATGGGCGATCAAAAAGCAAATGGATAGCGTAGTAAATCAATTTGATCAAATCGAAGATCTATATCTAAGGGAAAGAAGGCAGGATGTTATTCAGGTTGTTGAAAGAGTCATTAAAATACTTTTAGGCCATTCGAATCAAGCTGCTGTAAAAAATAAAGAAAAATTAACAATTTTAGTCGCTCATGATATTTCGCCAGCGGATGCGCTTCACTTTAAGAATCATAAATACGCAGCCTTTATCACAGAGGGTGGTGGTATAACTTCCCATACTGCAATTTTATCAAGAAGTTTAAATATCCCCTCAATTGTGGCATTGCAGAATGCTAGGACTTTAATACGTGATAACGATTTAATTATTGTTGATGGCGCTCAAGGTGTTGTGATTGTTAATCCAACTCAAGAAATTCAAAACTACTATAAAACACTCCAAGATTCATGGGGTGAGGAGCAAGAAAAGCTTCAGCGTATTAAGACAAAAAAATCAATCACTAAAGATGGAGCTTTAATTAACCTCTTGGCAAATATTGAAGTTCCGAATGACATTCTCTCTGTAAATGCCTCAGGTGCTGCCGGGGTGGGTCTATTTAGAACAGAGTTCTTATTTATGAATAGACAAGATATGCCAGATGAGGAAGAGCAATTTCAAGCCTATAAGAGAGTAGCTGAAGCGATGGGTAAAAGGCCTGTCACTATTCGTACTTTAGATTCAGGTGCTGATAAACAAACAGCACTAGTTAACAAAAAAATAAGCCCTAATCCAGCGTTAGGATTAAGAGCGATTCGATTGTGCTTGTCCGAACCCAAAATATTTATAACGCAACTTCGTGCCATTCTAAGGGCTTCTCAATTTGGAAATATTAAAATTCTTTTTCCTATGCTTAGCAGTATCAGTGAGCTTCGGCAAACCAAACTTCTTCTAGAAAGGGCGAAAGCAAGCTTAAGAAAAGATAAAGTAAGGTTTAATGAAAAGATTCTTATTGGAGGTATGATTGAAATACCAGCTGCTGCAATCAGTGCAGATATTTTTGCTCAAGAACTCGATTTTTTATCTATCGGTACAAATGATTTAATTCAATATGCGCTTGCGATTGACCGCACCGATGAAGCAGTGTCACATCTTTACAACCCTCTTCATCCTGCTGTTTTAAAATTGATTGCTCTTACAATAAAGTCCGCTCATAAATATAAAAAATCTATCGCTATTTGCGGTGAAATGGCTGGTGAACCGAAACTTACCAAACTATTGATCGGTATGGGTGTTGAACAACTCTCAATGCACCCCTCACATATTCTCAGTGTAAAACAACAAGTTTTAAATAGCTCGATCAAAAATATGAAAACTTCTGTTCTTAGGTTACTTAAGTTAAACGAAGTCGATAAAATTGAAACTTTACTAAAGAAGATTAATCAATCTTACTAG
- the hpf gene encoding ribosome hibernation-promoting factor, HPF/YfiA family, translating into MNIHLTGHHLEITPSLKEYIQTKLAKIFHHFDHVIDAKVTLTVNKLEHIAEATIHLPKSDIHAECRGESMYTAIDLLSSKLDRQVIKYKELHKDHHRIEGGLKHQSIE; encoded by the coding sequence ATGAATATTCATTTAACTGGCCATCATTTAGAAATCACTCCGTCATTAAAGGAATATATTCAAACTAAATTAGCTAAAATTTTCCACCATTTTGATCATGTAATTGATGCAAAGGTCACACTCACAGTGAATAAACTAGAACATATTGCAGAGGCTACTATTCATCTTCCAAAGAGCGATATTCATGCTGAATGCAGAGGTGAAAGTATGTACACCGCCATTGATTTACTATCGAGTAAATTAGATCGCCAAGTCATTAAATATAAAGAATTGCATAAGGATCACCACCGAATTGAAGGCGGCTTAAAACACCAGTCGATAGAATAA
- the rpoN gene encoding RNA polymerase factor sigma-54, which translates to MKQNLQIKASQHLSLTPQLQQSIKLLQMSSVELNQELEILIQQNPLIEMLEEDEEDGKDIATTPQEETSFEILNDQEIQEPIYEHEINWDEEYAKDNNYIDSNEYRESATQTLKQYLEDIFHLIPIGEKDQAIISLLIDSINEDGYLEEPLDYFLSSIPKEYEVSIEEIESLLKLLQKQAPPGIGARDLIECLTLQLESKEESPIHILSIKVIKSHLNLLASRDFVKLKKILGCEDEVLREIQKVIKSLNPKPGNIFSTIESHHFIQHEVNVKKVKANWQVSLNEQAIPKLRLNHIYRDLIKNSQADSAHHLSSQIQEAKWIVKNIQQRFVTILKVSEAIMKHQKDFLDYGESMMKPLILREIAEEVGLHESTISRVTSNKYINTPRGIYELKFFFGSSIDNSSGNELASTAIRAKIKEVIKQEDPKKPLSDSEIVLLLKNQDINIARRTVAKYREILNIAPTNLRKIL; encoded by the coding sequence ATGAAACAAAATCTTCAAATTAAAGCGTCTCAACACTTATCGCTTACTCCTCAACTTCAACAGTCTATTAAGCTTCTCCAGATGTCATCTGTGGAGCTTAATCAAGAACTTGAAATTCTCATTCAACAGAACCCCTTAATTGAAATGCTAGAGGAAGATGAGGAAGACGGCAAAGATATTGCGACAACTCCTCAGGAAGAAACTTCATTTGAAATTTTAAACGATCAGGAAATCCAAGAGCCTATTTATGAGCACGAAATTAATTGGGATGAAGAATACGCAAAAGATAATAATTATATCGATTCAAATGAGTATCGAGAGTCTGCGACACAAACTCTAAAACAATACCTTGAAGATATTTTTCATTTAATTCCAATTGGCGAGAAGGATCAAGCAATTATTTCTCTTCTAATAGATTCAATCAATGAAGATGGCTATTTGGAAGAGCCTCTAGATTACTTCTTATCAAGTATTCCAAAGGAGTATGAAGTAAGTATTGAAGAAATAGAATCCTTACTAAAATTACTTCAAAAACAAGCGCCACCTGGAATTGGCGCAAGAGATCTTATTGAATGCTTGACGCTTCAACTTGAAAGTAAGGAAGAAAGTCCGATTCACATACTTTCCATTAAAGTTATTAAATCTCATCTAAACCTTCTGGCCTCTCGTGACTTTGTTAAGCTAAAAAAAATATTAGGCTGTGAAGATGAAGTGCTAAGAGAAATTCAGAAGGTAATTAAAAGTCTTAACCCAAAACCTGGAAATATATTTTCTACCATTGAAAGTCATCACTTCATTCAACATGAAGTTAATGTAAAAAAAGTAAAGGCTAATTGGCAAGTTTCATTAAACGAACAAGCAATTCCAAAGCTTCGCTTAAATCATATTTATCGAGACCTAATCAAAAATTCGCAAGCTGACTCAGCTCATCATTTATCTAGTCAAATACAAGAAGCAAAATGGATTGTGAAAAACATACAACAGCGGTTTGTCACAATTCTTAAAGTTTCAGAAGCCATCATGAAACATCAAAAAGATTTTTTAGATTATGGTGAATCTATGATGAAGCCTCTTATTTTAAGAGAGATTGCTGAAGAAGTTGGTCTTCATGAATCCACCATCTCTAGAGTTACATCAAACAAATATATTAATACGCCTCGGGGCATTTATGAGCTCAAATTTTTCTTTGGAAGTTCAATTGACAATAGCTCAGGTAATGAACTTGCATCTACTGCAATTAGGGCTAAAATTAAAGAAGTTATTAAACAAGAAGATCCAAAAAAACCACTTTCAGATAGCGAGATTGTTTTATTATTAAAGAATCAGGATATTAATATTGCACGAAGAACTGTGGCGAAATATAGAGAAATACTAAATATTGCTCCAACCAACCTTAGAAAAATTTTATAA
- a CDS encoding HPr family phosphocarrier protein, giving the protein MLTLSIKIINKLGLHARASAKLTQIANQFDSDIWIEKNDKKVNAKSIMGVMMLAASQGSHVIITTEGPDEKEALNSIVTLINDFFGEGE; this is encoded by the coding sequence TTGCTAACACTTTCTATTAAAATCATTAATAAGCTAGGTTTGCATGCAAGAGCCTCTGCAAAACTTACGCAGATAGCCAATCAATTTGACTCAGATATATGGATTGAAAAAAATGATAAAAAAGTGAACGCAAAAAGTATTATGGGGGTAATGATGCTTGCGGCTAGCCAAGGTTCACATGTCATAATCACGACAGAAGGTCCTGATGAAAAAGAAGCTTTGAATTCTATCGTAACTCTTATCAATGATTTTTTCGGTGAGGGAGAATAA
- a CDS encoding PTS sugar transporter subunit IIA — MIGILLITHGELGKSLIECATHVLGDQPLFLEFLSIENDCEHENMFKQISERISLLDQGDGVLILTDIFGATPCNIITKIIKPGKVSAIAGVNLSMLIRSISYRHESFDALIAKAIQGAQDGIIHIQSNQSC, encoded by the coding sequence ATGATTGGCATTCTTCTTATCACGCACGGCGAACTCGGAAAATCTCTCATTGAATGCGCGACACATGTTCTTGGGGACCAGCCATTATTTCTAGAATTTCTCTCAATCGAAAATGATTGTGAACATGAAAATATGTTTAAGCAAATATCGGAAAGAATTAGTCTCTTAGATCAAGGTGATGGTGTTTTAATCTTGACAGATATATTTGGAGCAACACCTTGTAACATTATTACTAAAATAATTAAGCCAGGAAAAGTGAGTGCAATTGCGGGTGTTAATTTATCTATGCTTATCCGCAGCATTAGTTATCGCCATGAGTCATTCGATGCTCTCATTGCCAAAGCAATCCAAGGCGCTCAAGATGGCATCATTCATATTCAATCCAATCAATCTTGCTAA
- the lptC gene encoding LPS export ABC transporter periplasmic protein LptC translates to MINRFSVLFPIFFAAILAFISYWVQVSVENESEKRGNKLSNSPDYFLTNFKTTQTESNGSIHFILSANEMTHYPQDDTTRLKKPLFIRYKNNVPSSKIEGGIGLVSTDGEEVQIIDNVKVARLETETKPKMELFTDQLTILPNKDQAFTKRPVRITQDPKTVVNAIGMNYDKKNGIMKLLARVRVHYEKPVKKNNLNVHPITQNKKLKK, encoded by the coding sequence ATGATCAATCGTTTCTCTGTTTTATTTCCTATTTTTTTTGCTGCAATCTTAGCTTTTATTTCTTACTGGGTTCAAGTTTCTGTTGAAAATGAAAGTGAAAAAAGAGGAAATAAACTAAGCAACAGCCCCGATTATTTTTTAACAAATTTCAAAACAACGCAAACTGAATCAAATGGGTCTATTCATTTCATTTTATCTGCAAATGAAATGACCCATTACCCGCAAGATGACACGACGCGACTTAAAAAACCTCTTTTTATTAGATATAAAAATAATGTGCCTAGCTCAAAAATTGAAGGTGGCATTGGTCTTGTTTCGACTGACGGCGAAGAAGTGCAAATAATTGACAATGTAAAAGTGGCTCGCCTCGAAACTGAAACAAAGCCAAAAATGGAGCTTTTTACAGATCAATTGACTATATTGCCAAACAAAGACCAAGCATTTACAAAAAGGCCTGTTCGCATCACTCAAGACCCCAAAACAGTCGTTAATGCAATTGGCATGAATTATGACAAAAAGAATGGAATAATGAAGTTATTAGCGAGAGTTCGTGTGCATTATGAAAAGCCCGTTAAAAAAAATAATTTAAACGTGCATCCTATTACTCAAAATAAAAAATTAAAAAAATAA
- the lptA gene encoding lipopolysaccharide transport periplasmic protein LptA, translating into MRLSFFTISSLKIFFTCLCIFSISSSYVFAEKADRDKPIELESDTMTSDDSKNTSVYSGNVILTQGTLLIKADELTIREDNQGFQHSTSIGNPTTFKQKQEGKNEYIEGSAQRIEYDGRMDKVHLYSKAWVKKGGDIVQGDYIMYDANAEFAKAMSGNTKNKAGETVPGGRTRAIIQPKKKPQE; encoded by the coding sequence ATGCGCTTATCTTTTTTCACAATATCGTCACTGAAAATTTTCTTTACTTGCTTATGCATTTTTAGCATCAGTTCATCTTACGTCTTTGCAGAAAAGGCAGACCGAGATAAGCCTATCGAGCTTGAATCTGACACAATGACATCTGATGACTCGAAGAACACAAGTGTTTATTCTGGTAATGTCATTTTGACACAAGGCACACTGCTTATTAAAGCCGATGAACTTACCATCCGAGAGGACAATCAAGGCTTTCAACATAGTACAAGTATTGGTAATCCCACAACCTTCAAACAAAAACAAGAAGGTAAAAATGAATATATTGAAGGCAGCGCTCAGAGAATTGAATATGATGGCCGTATGGACAAAGTTCATTTATATAGCAAGGCGTGGGTAAAAAAAGGTGGGGATATTGTTCAGGGTGATTACATCATGTACGACGCAAATGCTGAATTTGCAAAAGCAATGTCAGGTAACACTAAAAATAAAGCAGGCGAGACTGTACCGGGCGGCAGAACGCGTGCAATTATTCAGCCCAAGAAAAAACCACAGGAATAA
- the rapZ gene encoding RNase adapter RapZ, which translates to MEVIIISGLSGSGKSIALNALEDNNFYCIDNLPVTLLSSISQHLNHEHQDKVAISVDIRSIDIEKLPHVIKEIESLSIKTKLIYLESSTESIVRRFGETRRRHPLANEKLSLDEAIEKERSMLAPLAEIGYKIDTSNMSVNALKTALSELIQLKEDRLALQFSSFGYKFGIPLDADFIFDVRCLPNPHYESNLKNLTGIDKPVIVFFENFKEVDKMFQDINHFVKEWLSAFKIEQRHSLNIAIGCTGGKHRSVYIANKLFTNFSNPKSQVTIRHRDINH; encoded by the coding sequence ATGGAAGTCATTATTATTTCAGGATTGTCAGGCTCGGGTAAAAGCATTGCCCTAAACGCTCTAGAAGACAATAATTTTTACTGTATTGATAATTTACCAGTCACGCTTTTATCTAGCATTTCTCAACATCTTAATCATGAGCATCAGGATAAAGTTGCTATAAGTGTTGATATTAGGAGTATCGATATTGAAAAATTACCTCATGTTATTAAAGAAATCGAGTCTTTATCTATCAAAACGAAGCTTATTTATTTAGAATCCTCTACAGAATCTATAGTTAGACGATTTGGCGAAACTAGGCGGAGACATCCATTAGCAAATGAAAAGCTATCCCTTGATGAAGCTATAGAAAAAGAGCGTTCCATGCTCGCACCTTTAGCTGAAATTGGTTACAAAATTGATACTAGCAATATGTCGGTCAATGCATTGAAGACAGCATTGAGTGAATTAATTCAGCTAAAAGAGGATCGCCTTGCCTTACAATTTAGTTCATTCGGATATAAGTTTGGCATCCCACTTGATGCAGATTTTATCTTTGATGTGCGCTGTCTTCCTAATCCGCACTACGAATCAAATCTAAAAAATTTAACCGGGATAGACAAGCCTGTTATAGTTTTTTTTGAAAACTTCAAAGAGGTTGATAAGATGTTTCAAGACATTAATCACTTTGTAAAGGAATGGCTAAGTGCTTTCAAAATAGAACAAAGACATTCTCTAAATATAGCTATTGGATGTACTGGTGGCAAACATCGCTCCGTTTATATTGCGAATAAATTATTTACTAACTTTTCTAACCCAAAATCTCAAGTGACTATTCGTCACAGAGATATTAACCATTAA
- a CDS encoding KpsF/GutQ family sugar-phosphate isomerase produces the protein MTKTSSKNTLERARQVLEIEAQEILSLANRLDDHFVNAVQLILHCDGRVVVSGMGKSGHIGRKLASTFASTGTPSFFMHPAEASHGDLGMITSNDVVIFLSNSGKSDELLSILPVIKRIGAKIISITGNSDSELARESKIHLSAHVSQEACPLGLSPTASSTASLALGDALAICVLDQRAFTAEDFARSHPGGSLGKRQVVRVRDIMRDVDKVPSIKEDALLSDAVLEISLKGLGFTAIVNAHSEPIGIFTDGDLRRQLSKKIDYEKQSIREIMNKNPKTIFDDQIIIDAINLMDSNKINGILVVNRENKLVGAFNMHDLFKAKVI, from the coding sequence ATGACTAAGACATCATCAAAAAATACTCTTGAACGCGCTCGCCAAGTCCTTGAAATTGAAGCACAAGAAATCTTATCTTTAGCGAATAGGCTTGATGATCATTTCGTCAACGCCGTTCAACTCATTTTACATTGTGATGGCAGAGTTGTGGTGAGTGGGATGGGCAAATCGGGGCATATCGGAAGAAAATTAGCCTCTACTTTCGCAAGCACTGGCACCCCAAGCTTCTTTATGCATCCTGCAGAGGCAAGTCATGGTGATTTAGGCATGATTACATCTAATGATGTAGTCATTTTTCTATCAAATTCTGGTAAGAGCGATGAGCTTTTATCTATCCTGCCAGTCATAAAAAGAATCGGCGCAAAAATTATTTCAATTACAGGCAATAGTGATTCTGAGCTTGCAAGGGAATCCAAAATTCATTTAAGCGCTCATGTATCTCAAGAGGCCTGCCCTTTAGGGCTTTCCCCTACCGCTAGCTCAACAGCATCTCTTGCTCTAGGAGATGCATTAGCCATTTGTGTTCTTGATCAAAGAGCATTTACCGCTGAAGATTTTGCTCGATCACATCCAGGCGGCAGTTTAGGCAAAAGACAAGTTGTGCGGGTACGAGACATTATGAGAGACGTTGATAAAGTGCCTTCCATCAAAGAAGATGCATTACTTTCTGATGCAGTGCTTGAGATATCTCTTAAGGGCTTAGGCTTTACAGCAATAGTTAACGCTCATTCCGAGCCCATTGGCATATTTACTGATGGCGATTTAAGAAGACAGCTTTCTAAAAAAATAGATTACGAAAAACAGTCCATTAGAGAAATTATGAACAAAAATCCTAAGACAATATTTGATGATCAAATCATTATTGATGCAATCAACTTAATGGATTCCAATAAAATTAATGGCATTCTTGTAGTTAATAGAGAGAATAAATTAGTAGGTGCTTTTAATATGCATGATCTCTTTAAAGCGAAAGTCATTTGA
- a CDS encoding KdsC family phosphatase — MDSTLKERAQKIKLMIFDVDGVMTDGSLFIGDDGQEYKMFNTQDGLGMRLLKKSGVKLAIITGRNSNSVLIRAENLEVDYFYQGISDKKEAFADLIKKTGFRSEECAFMGDDIVDLPPMLQSGLAISVPAGHDEVKKIAHFVTEKIAGYGAVREACDFIMKAQGTYDEIVAPYFK, encoded by the coding sequence ATGGATTCAACCCTTAAAGAACGTGCACAAAAAATCAAGCTTATGATTTTTGATGTTGATGGTGTAATGACAGATGGTTCGCTATTCATTGGAGATGATGGTCAAGAGTATAAAATGTTTAATACACAAGATGGTTTAGGTATGCGATTACTTAAAAAAAGTGGGGTTAAACTTGCAATTATTACCGGCCGCAATTCAAATAGTGTTCTTATTCGCGCTGAAAATTTAGAGGTAGATTACTTTTACCAAGGCATTTCAGACAAAAAAGAAGCGTTTGCTGATCTCATTAAGAAAACAGGATTCAGGTCTGAAGAATGTGCATTTATGGGAGATGACATTGTAGATTTGCCTCCTATGTTGCAATCGGGTCTCGCTATTTCTGTTCCTGCAGGTCACGATGAAGTAAAAAAAATTGCGCATTTTGTTACAGAAAAGATTGCCGGCTATGGTGCCGTTCGAGAGGCCTGTGATTTTATTATGAAGGCTCAAGGCACTTATGATGAAATCGTTGCACCTTACTTTAAATGA
- a CDS encoding cation:proton antiporter, with product MFDSLPLVLILLISSVLLVGLFRYLKLPAMIAYFVVGIILGPHLIGVLPDSESSRHFAEFGIVFLMFSIGLEFSLPKLYSMRNILFGLGGAQVLITLFASISLAWWFGLHLTSAFVIGSAFTMSSTAIVSKILMERVDLNSRHGRLAIGILLFQDIAVIPILILIPALGASSGDIGSIFLMSLLKAIFLFSILFKFGRPLMNSWFAVVANQRSRELFIMNVLMITLLFSFATKMAGLSYGIGAFLAGMLISETRYRYQVESDIAAFRDILLGLFFISIGMLLNLHQIASNIGFIVLITLGFILFKAVVITLLTRLFNYEIGVGIRTGLILAQAGEFSFVILALAREENVIGAHAFQIILAASLFSMILAPFIIQYNGRIARYLSKSYNRNSFDTVQAIQSVGRSLKDHVILCGYGRSGQYLGRFLKEENIPFIAIDIDPTRVNDASAGGEHVMYGDASRRVVLEAAGIKTAKALVISYADFRASMKVLHVIQDTYKNIPVIVRTLDDTHMDEIRNAGASEVVPEILEGSLMLASHALVVLGVPLNRVVKRIRSFREERYKMFRGYFGGMSDAEAEVTEPQLRLHAIEITKKSHVHSWKLNQIPFAMLNVELKYLRRPNMLEDIEPRDDIVLSSGDILIVLGVANKLNTLEKYLLTGK from the coding sequence ATGTTTGATTCCCTACCCTTAGTTCTTATTTTACTAATAAGCTCAGTTTTATTAGTTGGCCTATTCCGATACTTGAAATTGCCCGCGATGATTGCCTATTTTGTCGTGGGTATAATTTTAGGACCTCATTTGATTGGGGTGCTTCCTGATTCAGAGTCTAGTCGGCATTTTGCTGAATTCGGTATTGTATTTCTAATGTTCAGTATTGGACTTGAGTTTAGCCTGCCTAAGCTTTACTCGATGAGAAATATCCTTTTTGGTTTAGGTGGTGCACAGGTACTTATTACTTTATTTGCTTCAATTAGTCTTGCGTGGTGGTTTGGACTTCATTTAACTTCAGCTTTTGTCATTGGCAGCGCATTTACTATGTCATCAACAGCTATAGTTTCTAAGATTCTAATGGAGCGTGTTGATTTAAATTCAAGACATGGCCGATTAGCCATTGGTATTCTACTCTTTCAAGATATAGCCGTTATTCCCATTTTAATATTGATTCCAGCACTTGGCGCTTCATCAGGCGATATTGGCAGTATATTTTTGATGTCACTTTTAAAGGCTATTTTTTTATTTTCTATCCTTTTTAAATTTGGTAGGCCTTTAATGAATTCTTGGTTTGCTGTCGTAGCGAACCAAAGGTCGCGTGAATTATTCATCATGAATGTGTTGATGATTACACTTCTATTTTCTTTCGCCACAAAAATGGCTGGATTGTCTTATGGTATTGGAGCATTTTTAGCCGGCATGCTCATTTCTGAAACCCGCTATCGCTATCAAGTTGAATCAGATATTGCGGCTTTTAGAGATATTTTATTAGGCCTTTTCTTTATTAGTATCGGGATGTTACTTAACCTTCACCAAATTGCTTCCAATATCGGCTTTATCGTTTTAATTACCTTAGGGTTTATTTTATTTAAAGCTGTTGTGATTACACTTCTTACGCGATTATTTAATTATGAGATTGGGGTGGGTATTAGAACAGGCCTTATTTTGGCTCAAGCAGGGGAGTTTAGTTTTGTGATTTTAGCCCTTGCTAGAGAAGAGAATGTTATAGGAGCTCATGCATTTCAAATTATTTTGGCTGCATCATTATTTTCAATGATATTAGCCCCCTTTATTATTCAGTATAACGGGCGCATAGCGCGTTATTTATCAAAAAGCTATAACCGTAATAGTTTTGATACAGTTCAAGCGATCCAATCAGTAGGCCGCTCTCTAAAAGACCATGTAATTTTGTGCGGTTATGGAAGAAGCGGACAATATTTAGGCCGCTTTCTAAAAGAAGAAAATATTCCTTTTATTGCGATTGATATCGATCCAACTCGAGTGAATGACGCATCAGCTGGTGGTGAACATGTGATGTATGGCGATGCAAGTAGAAGAGTTGTTCTAGAGGCAGCAGGGATTAAAACAGCTAAAGCACTTGTTATTAGTTATGCTGACTTTAGGGCTTCTATGAAAGTGCTTCATGTGATTCAGGATACATATAAAAATATACCAGTCATTGTAAGGACGCTCGATGACACACATATGGATGAGATCAGAAATGCAGGCGCTAGCGAAGTTGTTCCAGAAATTTTAGAGGGTAGTTTGATGCTGGCCTCGCATGCGCTTGTTGTTTTAGGTGTTCCTTTAAATCGAGTCGTAAAGCGTATCCGATCTTTTAGAGAGGAGCGTTATAAAATGTTTAGAGGTTATTTTGGCGGCATGTCAGATGCAGAAGCTGAAGTAACAGAGCCACAACTAAGGCTTCATGCGATTGAAATTACAAAGAAATCGCATGTCCATTCTTGGAAACTTAATCAAATTCCATTTGCTATGTTAAATGTTGAGCTTAAGTACTTGAGACGTCCGAATATGTTAGAAGATATAGAGCCTAGAGACGACATTGTTTTATCTTCAGGGGATATTCTTATTGTGCTGGGCGTTGCAAATAAACTTAACACTTTAGAAAAATACCTACTGACTGGCAAATAG
- the lptB gene encoding LPS export ABC transporter ATP-binding protein, translating into MSELVIENLKKTFKKRTVVQDVSLTIKSGEIVGLLGPNGAGKTTSFYMIVGLIPSDRGRISLDGANISKMPIHSRAKLGLSYLPQEPSIFRKMTVAENILAILELQDLTREKMNARLEVLLQELGISHIRNNPAISLSGGERRRVEIARCLASDPAFILLDEPFAGIDPIAVIDIQKIIKYLAEQKIGILITDHNVRETLGICDRAYIVNQGKILASGLPKTLANDQNVKDVYLGKDFYL; encoded by the coding sequence ATGAGTGAATTAGTCATTGAAAATCTTAAAAAAACTTTTAAAAAAAGAACTGTCGTTCAAGATGTATCTTTAACTATCAAGAGTGGTGAAATCGTAGGATTGCTAGGGCCCAATGGCGCTGGTAAAACAACAAGTTTTTATATGATCGTAGGGCTTATTCCAAGCGATCGAGGACGTATCTCACTCGATGGTGCAAATATATCAAAAATGCCTATTCATAGTCGCGCAAAATTAGGTCTCTCTTACCTTCCTCAAGAACCTTCGATCTTTAGAAAAATGACGGTGGCTGAAAATATTTTAGCTATTTTAGAATTGCAAGACTTAACTCGCGAAAAAATGAATGCAAGACTTGAAGTGCTTCTTCAGGAATTAGGTATTAGTCATATTAGAAACAATCCTGCAATCAGCCTTTCCGGGGGAGAAAGACGTCGTGTTGAAATTGCCAGATGCCTTGCCTCTGATCCCGCATTTATTCTATTAGATGAACCTTTTGCAGGCATTGATCCAATTGCGGTCATTGATATTCAAAAAATCATTAAATATCTCGCTGAACAAAAAATTGGCATTCTCATTACAGATCATAATGTTCGTGAAACTTTAGGCATTTGTGATCGCGCGTATATTGTAAATCAAGGGAAAATTCTTGCATCTGGACTACCTAAAACTCTTGCTAACGATCAAAATGTTAAAGATGTTTATTTAGGTAAGGATTTTTATCTATAA